The sequence TTTACTTTCATGGTTTATCTCTAAGATAAAATGAGAATATTAACCAATGAATACAAAAACGATATTAAAAGTTTATGTTATGCtaaatctgaccaatcagattcaacCACGTAAATCCTAAGTCTGGAACAGCCAGAAACAGACAAGCTTCAGTTGAAGTGTAATCTAATAtcaaaatatcttttaaaaatagaaataatacTTCTTAAAACAAAACTTGAACTTTATAAGCCAGTTGTGGACATGTAAAGGATCCAATTATATTTAACGAACATCTTGACCATTTGTGGGTTCATGTTTGACTTCATTCTGTCtataaaagatggaaaatacAGTTAAACTGACACAGTATTAAATAGAAGATGTCTGGTCACTATGTATTCAAGCATACATAAAACAgctgtcttaaaaaaaaatcagcaggaATCACATAACTGCATTTAGTGGTGTTAATGAAGCAGTGCTAGTTTCATTTTAATGGTCCTTTATAAGATGCTATGACAATCTACAACACTATCACTTATTAACAACGGCAATAAGAAACATGTCATGACTGTTAATGGGTTTGATTCACATAAAGTGATTAAATGCATATACACCACAAGAGCTGAGGTCAACATTTTCATTGCTCAAGTTTAACAATGAGGAGAGCAGCCTCGAGAATTATGCTGCACAATCAATCTCACTGTAATCgcgatgtcaggctgtgcaataaCATAATCACATAAAAGACTGCGTTTTTTATGGTGTTAAGTAGTACCTGAAAGGTTTAAAAGAATGCCTGCAAAGGCCTTTTAATTCACAATagtgccactattgcactttgtaggattacctttattttcaaaaaaggaacataaatatatttgttaggcagtactgtaaaaacattgtattttatatgctagtgaatatttttatgttttcatttgagAAATATACACTTCACTTCATTATCACTGTCACAACTCAAGGTTGACCTATTTCTTGtctccatcatgacaaaaaagaaaacaaaataagtcTGAGCAATGTTTGTCTGTTTCTCTGAGGTGTCCCACACAAAAGGAGCCATGCCTACACtgacttaaaaacacaaacacaagaacAGTACACTTCCGTACATGTCATTCAACATCAAATGAAATATGAACACAATGTTTCTTTTCAAACGGGATTGATGGGCTGACGCCCAGGACTATACTAAACAAAAGCGTCTTTCCTTTGTATCCTTTAAAAGTCCTAAAGGTTAGGAGGAATATTGTTCCTTTTTTATGCTGATCTTCAAAAATGTATCAGCTGATTTTTCCTAGATGTAGCAGGGATTTCCAGCACATTAAACCTCACCTCTTTGATAAAAATAAGGAATTTCTACTGATCCAGATTTTCTTAAAGCAATATTTCTGgtgtaaataaaagcattgCAGACTCAAAAGCGCTGTTTTTAATGTCCTGTGGTGATAAAGAGTTGAAAGACAAAAATCTTTTCAGCTGTTGCATTTATACTTTGAGGTGCAACTCTAGCAGCCTCAAGTGGTATTCATGGCTCAGTGTTCAAATATATCATAAAATGTAAACCTACATTAAATCACGTAGACTCTTTTTATTATCAGCTGTCTGTTTCCTCTCAAAAAAGTACTCATTGTGCATCACtaataaatgtgattaaaagtaAGCACTGCATTAATTATGGACCTGAGATCTGGGTATTCTTTGTAGTCCTGAACTGATAAACTGAGAtgctttgaattatttttctcattcaCTGATTGTTTTTACCTGCAGCTCACCTGCACATCTTCTCGATCTACCCCCGCCTCATTCCATTGCGCTGTTTTTTGTGTTACAGCTCTTTTGAAACATCTATCAGCGAGTACATCATTGATCAAATTAGATAACCACGGTTTGACATGTTTCACTCAATATTCTGTTATCACAACATGTGATCTGGGTGTGTGGAGGCACGTTGTTGATGACGTGAATCACAAGAATCATGATAAATGataagagcagcagcagcaaattAATAAAAGGAAGGCATAAGGAGCTTCAGTTTTAACACGAGAGCACACCTCAATCGTTAATCCTCCTGGAGAGACGCACTATAAGTGAACTTTTCCTGCTTCCTGTAGATTGCATGTTCTCACTTTCTAGTGGACACATGATTACCATAAAATataggtaaaaaaataaataaagatttgcAATTATCTTTGGGCAGCCTGACTTAGTATCCTCTGTGTGTGGGAAAGTGATGATGTTACttgcaataaatcatttttgatggcaatagtttccttttcttaatgcttttgtgtgttttttttctcatggaaGATTTCAGTGAGGCCTAGGTTGAGCAGCAATGGCTTGCAGTATATTTCTATAATTCTGTGATGATCTACTGTAGTTGATTCTATTTATTTAgtattattacctccgccaaggaggttatgtgattggcagggtttgttagtttgtttgttagcaacataactcaaaaacttatggACGGATTaagatgaaattttcaggaaatgtcacaaatggcataaggaagaactgattcgattttgagAGGCATCTGGATCACCGTGCGGATCCAGGAatcttttaaaggattctttactattgggagatagggctaatggtggagatCTGCGCTCTCcaaatgcttttctagttttataatGTTGTATTCTTGTTTTAAGTTTTGCTCTTTGTACTCTACTGTGAATCCCTTTGGTCAACCccggttgttttaaatgtgctatataaataaagttgacttGAACTGAATTGTTACTCCatactttgttttgtttcacttGTAATAAGAGACCGAGGTTTGCATGTACCTGGCAAATTCTGGCTAGTCAAACATCActgtaaccactttttaaaataaagttaaagctCTTTGTTCTGCTCTCCTTCAGTAGTCGGGATTTTGTTGGCGTTAgtattaaagtgtttttggtCCCTTTGGTTTGTTGAACAGCAAACGCTgctcatatatttttttcttgttcattttattttttcaattgcTTTTTGTCACCCCAGTCCTATTCAGACTCTAATTGTACCTCAGCCGGATGCTTCTTTAAACCTCAGATGTGTTTATGGAGACAACCAGATAAATAAAATTGTTACCCATTGTGATATTTTGCTCAAGATCTGCCCAAGGCAGTCAGAACCATTAGATGAAGCCTTTTGTCAGAGGAGCAGGTGTGTTGCAAGCTGTTAAACATGCACCTCATCACGTCCTTCTCTCACACATGCCTCAGGGCAGGAAAGACTGACTGCTTTCTTGCATAACATCCCTGAGAAAAACAGCACAGATGCACAGCCTTTTGTGTTAAGAAGATTATGGCAGGACTGTCAATCTGCCTTCAAAGTTCTGTTATTTTCATCTTAAAGCGCTAATTATGTTGTTCCACACGAGGAAAACAAGAGAGGAGaaggtgagaaaaaaattacCTGTTCGTAGAAGCAATCTTATGTTTCAAAAGGTATTCATGGGTCATCCACTTAGAAGAAAGgatttatatttcaaatttaagTATCCTCAGTCACAACAATGTCATCACTATCTTTACCCAAAAATGACATGACACAATCAAAATTAACATTTCAGTGATAACAGAAAACACAACGCTCACTATATTGTCCAGACCTTTTTTGGTGTCTGCAGCCATACTGGTGAGCAACTTTATGCAGCATCAGGAGCAGCTAAGTAGCTGGAAATGAAATAGATCAGCAAAACAAATGAGCAATATCACAGTTATCAACAAACCTGGGAACTTAGCTGCAGAAAAAACTGTGTGTAACAAACACACTGAGGTGATGACACTGTCTAATATACACAGACACATgagcaccattttggtcccaAAACACTGACACTAATTAAGCACCAGTTAGACACTATGTAGGAGTTTACTTAAAATGTTTGGTAATTAAAAACCAAGAAACACTTGAAGCCTAAAtctttgcagtttttatttactattaaagtgttttttgtaCTCTAAGCATACTGAAAAAAATTCTAGTATTACAGTTTGAGAACCCAATGTTATTAAGATTTAGTCTGGCATCCTTTTATGTTACCCCTACGGAGTTAAGACCTCATACATTTGGTCAGAGTTaagataaatacaaaaaaggaaaataacagGACCAGGCCCTGAGGCTGCAGCAACTGCACAGTCCaggtaaagtaaaaataaataaataaataaattagttaCAAGATGCTCTCATTTTAAGGGAATTAAAAACCAGTAACAGTGGCCGATTTTCATGTCATCCATTCCTTCCAAATAAATCATAAGTAACACAGTGatatgggctctatgcacgaaTTGCTTCCGCGtttggcattagaccgctcccacacttTCAGTCGGGAGAGGAGAATGGGGTATGATGGCAAAATCGTTgcggtttactcgctgtttgcatgagttacctgagctgactgtcaatgatgagttaaatttaactgaagatgtccagaagtgcttttaacctgtttttgaaacatcattttagcatgtttggatgccaagtgATGATGgtagattaaacacaaacaacaatggaaacaacaacaacaacaacaaaaaaaaaaaaaaaacaacgacatggacaaattaaggcagtataggagggtttagattccgTTTGGCCTAGCACTTATCGTTAGGCGGAAGTTGAGAACCGGTCTTATTTTCCACCGGAAATACGCCACCCCCtgccgtgcatagagcccattgcTTTCacagacaaatatttaaaaaacacaaattttactCACTGACTGTACTACAAATACGGTCCATAGATAGAGACAGAgctatttatgtttttaacgcAAATAGGCTTGACTAAAAGCGTTGTGTGGCTAAATTAATAAAGCCtactaaaaatattaaactaaTATATCAGTAATATAATTATAGAAGCTAAATAACACAAATTTAAATGGCTGTTACAGGAATGTATTTTAGGaaaatgcacatattttcaTCCCCTCCAGTTAGCAAGGACTATCGCCAGTGATCAACATTTAGCTTAACTCGACTGTTAGCTTAACTCGATCGTTAGCTTAACTCGACCGTTAGCTTAACTGGTAGGTTTAATCGGTTAGTTTAGGCTAGTTTAGGTGTAGCTAAATTATCAAAAAGCGATTTTTCCCCCTCCAGACATAACAAGGTATACCTTCATATTCCATAAAATAACAacttatttgaaaataaaaccaaagtgATACAAATAAAATGCTGTAACTTTACCTTGAGTTGTGTGCTGTTCATTATTTCCAGCTAGGAGAAATGACTCCTGTTTTAACATTTGTATGCTGGCCTGTAACGGTTCGTCTCGACTTTAACACAGAAAATAACAGTTTTCCTCTAAATAATACTGAggaaaatttgtttgaaaattagaatgaggaaagaagaaaatgttaaaatactgatttgaaaaaaagctgaaacgttgaggaaaaacacaaaatgtcaaagaaaaacaagcgaaaatgcaaaaaaatataacGCAGACAAAAAGTGATAACATTTTGAGAAAACTTGAATCAgcatagaaattaaaaaaacaagccaaGGTTAAGAAAAAAGTATGACAAGAATGGTCTCAACTTCAAAACTGTGTTTCAAAATTAGTTTCTGCATTTCGACTTTTCTGGATGTGCATACTGATCTAAGGGCTGTAAAGATTAATCACACCAATCGCGATTAACTAAGATCCATGACTAGTGCATTTAAGTCTTATAATCttgattaattgcatgcttgtttttatccCTTTGGATAATAGTGATGCAAAATAAGTCTACCACTGGGATTTAAAGACTTCTTCTTACCACATTAGGAGTTCTTCATTTCCCAATCCTACATCTTTACAGTTGTTAAATGTACCAATGTTAATTTTCCAAAGTAACTTAGcgtgaaaataaaaattaactCGGATAAGAAGTGGGTTTAATCTGAGTGTGGGGTGTAAAACTTTTAGGACACTGAAACTTATTGTCAAACTTCACTGCATCCAGTGTGTGATTTAGAAGCCTGgtattgttttgttgtgtagATCACATTCTGCCAGTGTTCTCTTCTAAAAGACAATCTGATGTGTTGGCAAAGTTACAACATTGACAGCCATCACACAGGACAATAACACAGAGACTTCTGCTGCGTGCAGACACTTGTCGCCTGTGCACAAGTTCCCACTCACAGAACTTAACACTCCATCCAAAAGCCTAAAAATAACGCGGTCATTGCAGGAATGTACAGTACGCTGCTGTCACGTTTTCTCAGTCTGTGTGAAGAATGACCTCTAAATATGTTGTTTGGTAGGTTCTGACAGAAGTGTGATAATCAGTGCCTTTGTTTAAACGCTCTCTGTTTTCAAAGTAACATCTGAAtacctagaaaaaaaaaattgcataacTGCTGCAACATGAGCTCATGCTTTGGATACATTTGCCTCCAGATATGGATGGTTTTTATCTTCAAGAAAGGACTTTTgtttgaagaaaacaacttaataTGGTGATTAAAGTACAATACTGTTAGAATACAGTGTGCCAATCATTCTGgctgaaaagagaaaatatggGCATAAAATGGTCTGTCTGAAGTTTTTGGTTTATGGGTGATTTTCTAAAGGATGAAAACAGCTCTACAGCAATTGTAAAGAAAATATCAGAACACCTTGATGACCAAAATAGgcatgactttatttttctttccaaaactGCAGCATAACAAACTAAAATCAATATGAAAACacacaatacaaaataaaaaataacacttcAGCATTGCTCACAATGAGAACGAACATCAGCTGGGGTTGTAATTGTGGATGTATGGAGAGTAAAAAAATGTCTAGACAGTGAATTGGCTCATTCACAAAGTTGCATGTTGAGCTAGAAAAGCTCTGATTCTCTGCAGGAGCTCTTTCTTCACACTGTCTGGTACAAGCGCTGAAATGAAGAGGAGAAAAGACAGATATGTCAGAACAAACATGGAGTGACCAGAGCAAGAGTCCGAGATACAAACTTTGTCGTGATTCTTTTGTGGatgttcagtttttgttctGAGATGCTTATTACTATCCATAACCACAATCAGAATTAATCACAATTACTTAATTTATCCCCAGGGGGATATTTGGATGTTATATTTACTCTTAAACACAAAATAGCTGCAGGATATGAAGAAATATGTATACATACATTATCAGTCAAAAGGAAATGTAATAAGAAAATTGTACAAAAAGGACAGagtatgtgttttgttgctctgattggcctataaTGAGTGTGAACAAGAAcctttgtccaatcaccctctgagtttttattttagacaTTCTGCTCTTCCAAAAGCCCTGCATGAGCTGTTGCCCCATTGTTATGAAACGCATACCATGAAATGAATCTAGTCTATTACGATCAAGTTAAGGTgatatgtcagtattttttaggttgagtcatatgaggtacttggtGACAGTATTGGCactagcctccagagatttcagtgagcattgccccTCTAGGAAGACTCGCTGGTCATACTGGCAGCAAaactaggctatacagtgtagcaGATGAGCACATCCCAGCCGTATAATTCAGCAAggttagggtaaaaaaaaaaaaaaagggctaaaaaacAAAGTTGGCTTAATCGTACactatatcaaacattttttaagtgttccatttttcacccagaaaacctctgtgtttggcactattttgcaattcAAGCTTCGGCTATGTGTTCTTTTGCTCTAGTGCACTATTgtctcctgatcagctgttagagcatgtGGACCCAGTGGGAAGaatgagagaggagagaaactttAGAGGAAACTGGTTAAATGTAATTTGGTAATCCCTCCTAGGTACTGAACAGGAGGGATTTTAGGATCAGATTTTCAAGGCACTCAGCTACAAGAAAGTGACATGCATACCTGAAGTCCTCCTACTATACTTCTTATTTCACTGAACAACAAATAATTTCCAGCATATGAGATTTAAATTAACAGCATAATAACTTGTAATGAGAGTTTAACACCACAAAATATTAAGCAACAAATTTGTAACAAAAGCTCTAGTATGCTGTCTTCTGCAAAAGTATTTATATCCAATAGATGCTACTGGTTTTCAGTTATTATGTGTATTTTACCTTGTCAGCCATTCAGCATAGGAACTCATATTCATTGATAGGACATATTTAAACTCCATacattaatacaaaaaaataaagttctgAATTTGAACTTTTACTGGCCCTTTATGTTTCAGTGGTGCTGAGATGAAATTCTGGTGTGTTTGAGCACAAGGGTCTAAAACCGCCCCATGGCATTGATAATGCATAAAGGCATGCCATCCTTTACAGGCTGCTTCTTTATTGTGGGTGTCTGACACATCTTTAATCTCTCTAAAACACTGGAGTGTTCAACAGAAATAAAGATGCTTTGTACGGTCAAGTTAGATTTGCCATTTAATGTCCAGGAAGGATTCTTTCTgattaactaaaatatttttaatttaataaggTGGTCTGATATAAATTAAGTTATCATGCAATACTCAATCCTTTTTTGAGTTGTTTGTATGTATATGTTTGTACCTCTTCCTTTTGGTGTAACCTCTGTGACCAGATCCTCTACCGTGACATGCTCCAGACCCTTTTCTTTGATCACATCtaggaaaaaggagaaaagccGTTCAGAAATCCCATTTCAAAGAAGGATCGCAACACATATACACATACGTTCAATGATAGTACCTTTGCA comes from Cheilinus undulatus linkage group 16, ASM1832078v1, whole genome shotgun sequence and encodes:
- the LOC121524320 gene encoding transcription and mRNA export factor ENY2-2-like, translating into MSKDSQMRAAINQKLIEMGERERLKELLRAKLVECGWKDQLKAHCKDVIKEKGLEHVTVEDLVTEVTPKGRALVPDSVKKELLQRIRAFLAQHATL